The DNA segment ATCGACTGCGCAACCAACATAGCAGgcaagtttataaaatatatgtcgTTAGCATTACCTATTGGTCACCAAGAAAGTAGAACGTCCAGAATCTCTTATCATTTTTATAAGTGGTACAATCGTAGTATCCTCATTGATATACCTGATAAGAAGgcaaattaaaatatgtaaagaaGGAAGGGGGAAAAAAGTTTCAACAGAGATGGTACATATCCAATTTTCAAAGAACAGTCATGAACATAACATCAGCCTTACCTATTGGGTTCTTTTGCTACCATCTGTTTTAAAGTTCCATCACGGTGGCACAGATCAACAGCAGCCCGGACATCTTTATACATACGAGCATAACTGAAAGAACACATTGGAGAAGAAATAAATTAATGATacgtttttaaataaattaatgccAAGCATAAGTTAGGGAGTATCGGTTACCAATATTATAACCATACGCATAACATATACTTTATTGAAGACTAGAGAATATCAAAACAGTAATAAAAATGGGAAATAGACTTACTCAACGTCCTTGGGAATCTTTTCAGGGTTATTATCTTTAAAATCAACAAGTTGCGCGAACAGATAAGCTTCAGCCAAAGAAAAGAGGGTATCTATGAGAGCGTAGTCAGGCTCATCAAAAGAATCTTGTATTAGGCTGCTGCCATAGATATCAACTTTATCATCTTTAGAGAGCTCTCTAAACCCATGGTAAGCTACTTTAACATACTTGTGGCGATCCATCTGCATCATCAACAGTCCATTAGAAAAAGGAGCAATAACTATTATGAGAGTCCAATCCAATAAAGGTTTTCATTCACCTTTAAGATGTTCCCCCTCTTTTTGTCTAGCACCAAGCCTCTAACCATGTAATTCCAATCAAACGTCCATTCCAGCAGCTGGATTATTTGACCACAACAAGTATTAACAATCAATCAAACACATTTTGCTAGTCAGAACCTTAGAAGAGCAATACAGTATACTAACCTCACTTGGATACCCCAAATCATATACCAATTTCCTGACAGTTCCTTCATAAGCAAGGGACTCAAAAGTTTCAGACTTGTACTGAGCAAGAGTGTAGTCCATATCAAAGCCTACGGCAATGATATTTCTCATGTTCAACGATCTGTTGCAGAAGATCTGTTTCTTCAAATCGATTTTCTTTCCTCCTCCAGGGGATGACCATTTATGGGGAGCTTCACATCCATCCCTTGAGCCAACATTGTGAAACTGTACCACACCTTCACTAAGAGCACTAGCTCGCTGTTCTTCCATTGAACTCTTGAAACACAACTGGCTTGCCCCTGAGAAGATCAAAGGAAGCATAACTTTATTTTTGGACATATGACGTATACGCAACACATGGGAATGGAATAGAGAAGGAAACAAGCTATATCCAAAAATAGATAATAAGAATATGCAAGAAACAACTCGTTAGTCAGAACCCACCAAAGCTAAACATAGAAGCACGTGAGAAGATAAACAATCTGATGACACGTTTTCTACGGGAGATGGAATGATTCAACATGAGTCATACGATCAACATGATCCACTAGCACcaaggacaaaaaaaaagtaacaaaacccctaaaatgaaaataaaaacaaactaaCTAACATGTTAAGACCACTATGGTTTGTTTATCAACATGATCCACTACCACCACCAACCACCAAAGAGGAACAAAACAAACCTAACATCTTACCTTGATCAAAAGACACAAGCTTTCCGACAAGTTAAGTCCTGATCCTAAGAGTCCTAAAAATTGAGATAGCTACTAATTAAGCACACCTTCCTTCTCTATCCAAAGGTTCCCTACGAAATTTCTCCAACCACTTAGCAAAATCAGTTACATGGAACCACACACAGACCGCAAAGTTAATGAACTGCTTCGTGTGGTTACGACACCAATCAACCAAACTCGatagaaaaaataaaccaaAGTCGAATGAAAGAACTAACCAGCAGCAGAGGAGTTGAGGAATCTTCTCTGAGCTTGAAATTTTCCAGGAAAACGAAAACCAGAGGAAAATAcagagaggcagagagaaagaggagagaAGTGGCGTTTGGAGAGACGCAtggtattattattatataggcGTAGAGGTGAATGGTGTTCGAGATAGAGAATAATAGTATTAGGTGTAGAACATATAGGTAATGTCGCCGAAAAGGTTGGATTCGAATATAAGCAATGAGACATTTACCGGTGGTTTTCCGGCGAATATTCCTTCCAATTCAAttgcatttattttattttattttttcttctctctcaggcgaggaaggaaggaaggagGGAAAcgaggtgtgtgtgtgtggcaGAAGAAGAGATCCCTAGGAAGATGTGCCACGTGGCTTAAGCGTGGTTCTGGCTTTTTGATCTCTAGACAGAGTTTATGGGCCTTAAACCTAAATTAAATGGGCCTTGAAACGAAGCCAAGttactaaacttttttttttttttttttttttgtcgtctatCCATTTAAGCTAGATCAAGTGGAGAGCAGACGAGTTGATTCTCCGAGGAGCATCTCCATCTGTCCGGATCTGATCTATATGGGAGAAGATAAAACCTCTGGTCCTTGCATCTTTTGCTAATCCATCTGCCCGGCCATTTCGGCTTCGAGGAATATGAGACAGTCTCACATCCTCGAAGTCTTCCTGTAACCTCTGGAACACCTCGATTTCTGTCGCGAAAGCTGGCCAGTCCATCGGGTTTGTAGTCATATCCACTAAGTCCATGCAGTCCGTCTCAAACCGTACTGCAGTGATCCCTTTGTCTCTCATACATGAGGCTGCCCAAAGTAGCCCTTCCATCTCAGCGTGCAAAGCTGAGAGGTTCCTGTTACACGCCCGTAATCCGAAGTATTCTAATCCCATctgatccttaagactccacccTAAGCCACTGACACTGCCATTATTGATCCATGATGCATCAATTTGACAAGTAGGGATTCGGGGTATCCAAGGGGGCGTTGTCTCAATCTCTGTAGTGGACGGATCAAAGCAAAGCAAAGATAATTAAACCGAACAATATTAACCGAACCAATCCTATAAAAATGAATCCAAACCAAACTGAATCCAACATAATTATTGAATGAATCTTGTTCTGCTCTATTTTCAGTTATGGATTTTAACCGAAAAATCTTGAAAATTTTGGAATCGCACCAAACCCAATTTCAATCTCGAAAAGTACCAAAAATACTCTAACGAAGGTGTGTTCAGTTGAAagtttaagaaaatttatattaaaatgacaaatctaatgttattcaaaataaattttaaaacatttgagATTCACTATAATTGAacctaacatttcataaaatacTCTGTAATCTATTGTTATTCAAAACATTTGAGTTATATGGTTTCAAAGTTTTTAAGTGATTTAAGagtgtttttttagttttaagaaataaaaatctaaatctcATAGTTGTAGCTGAGATTCTAGAGTTGCATATTAAACTCTCTAATTCGTATAAAACATCTAACActcaataaaatcaaataaattcaaaaattacaTTGAATACACCGCTAAGATACTATTGAgtgactaaaataaatatgtattgCATGAATAATTAGGAAGAAAAGCGGTTTGAGAAATCAATTCCCCACAAACACAAAACACTCAAGCTGCCACATAAGaaagcaaaaatataaaatgtttgtaTGCCTGGTTAGCGAATCGAGAACTCTGCTAACCTGTTTTCATCGGTTGCCCCCATACCTTGTGAAACTGCAGTAACCAGAACCCATGACATGAGCAGTTTCTAACAGACTGAAACTAGTTGTTGCACTTGATATGCAACTATTGAAATATTCAGGGGTTACACAAATTCTATTTTACCTCTAAGTCCTTGACCGCTGATAACATTTCATGCTTGTCATTCATATCATCAAACCTAATATTAAAAACGTTTTGTGAAAATGGCTATAACAGTTAAGATTCTAATCTACACAACACAGATTTCTTTGGTGTACATCCTAATTTAAAGAAAACTCACTTGAGGGACCAGTTCAAGTGATGAATTTTATCTTCAACTGAGTCACGTTCATTCCTCATCAAAATAAGTTTCTGCACACCAAAAAATTATCAGATTGTTAAGAGTTGTTGTTACTAATCACAAAATCATCTCTTATATTAATAAGATATAGAATGTGAGGATCCATTCACCTTTCGCATGTCCCTCAGTTCCCATAGAAGTTCAACTTTTTTTCTAGTTCTGGAACAACAAGCATAGTTCTCCAGCCTGAAAAATGAAGAAACATTAAGCTGCAAGTAGCTCTCACAAGCAAAAACACTTTTACAAGTTTCTTCTAACCCCTATGATACTATATTATCTTCATCAACAAAAGAGTGTTTCTATCCACTTAGATGCTACGTTCA comes from the Brassica napus cultivar Da-Ae chromosome A7, Da-Ae, whole genome shotgun sequence genome and includes:
- the LOC106353669 gene encoding 5'-nucleotidase domain-containing protein 4-like — protein: MSHCLYSNPTFSATLPICSTPNTIILYLEHHSPLRLYNNNTMRLSKRHFSPLSLCLSVFSSGFRFPGKFQAQRRFLNSSAAGASQLCFKSSMEEQRASALSEGVVQFHNVGSRDGCEAPHKWSSPGGGKKIDLKKQIFCNRSLNMRNIIAVGFDMDYTLAQYKSETFESLAYEGTVRKLVYDLGYPSELLEWTFDWNYMVRGLVLDKKRGNILKMDRHKYVKVAYHGFRELSKDDKVDIYGSSLIQDSFDEPDYALIDTLFSLAEAYLFAQLVDFKDNNPEKIPKDVDYARMYKDVRAAVDLCHRDGTLKQMVAKEPNRYINEDTTIVPLIKMIRDSGRSTFLVTNSLWDYTNIVMNFLCGGRTVHGHHTCNFDWLQYFDVVITGSAKPGFFHEESRANLFEVEPQSGMLINTDNGTPMPQVGDPSPKILLKSKDKGCRVFQGGNVGHLHSLLSIESSSQVLYVGDHIYGDILRSKKVLGWRTMLVVPELEKEVELLWELRDMRKKLILMRNERDSVEDKIHHLNWSLKFEDVNENDKQEMLSALSDLESKRDQVRLSHQQAQRENHQKFHKVWGQLMKTGYQSSRFANQVERFACLYTSQVSNLLLYSPDKYYRPSEDFMSHEFHLLPLE